Below is a window of Perca fluviatilis chromosome 6, GENO_Pfluv_1.0, whole genome shotgun sequence DNA.
taaagctttaaatggtAGAATAGTCTAAGGTAAACTCTGATGTGGCCTTAAAGTACCATGTGGAGTTTTTACCACCCAGTATTgttttgtactgtatgtttacctGTTGAACTCATCCATCATCCAGCCCCATCACCACTCAACCAGAGACACTAGAGACTGTCAGCGCCATAATATCTCTGCATTCAATACTGTGTGCTCATTATTTGGCAAACATCCATGAGCTATATTTTCGTCCACTGAACAGCTCCATATGCTGATGTTTGACTTGTGTTCACATGTAGCGGAGACACAGACAAAACATTGACTTGTTTGGCTCTACTCTACGTCTTGTCACACTGATTGATTATAGGAGCAGAATGAAATTGCAGTGTACATTGTTCCGCCAAAAGCTCTTTGTTGACAAGGAGAAAACAGCTGTAATCTATAGATAACATGTCTAACGTGtgcagaagagaagaggaaggggcTGAGCTCCTGATTTACCCCTGCAAGAAAAAGACTCTTTGCTGAGGCTATTTGGTATTTGACTGAGAGGTTAAGTATTATTCCCGAAGAAAAATGTGATTACATGTTCGGGCTACACCCCTGTGACGTGTGTTTATGCAGTAATGTACCTGCTTCCGAAGACTGTTGAGTTCGACCTCCAGAGCCTGCAGGAAACGTCGTCGCTCGCTGAACTCACTTTGGGCACAGCGCAAAGCCTCGTTGCTTTCTTTGACCTCCGACTGCACTGCTTCCaactagagacacacacatcaaaatAATGCATAGtgcaatgtacagtatgtagtgTATAATACCACAAAAAGCATGTATTaatacaatgaaaaaaaaaaagaacagatttGTGCAGTGACGGACTTTCTTGAGGTACCAGGTCTCGGCCTCCTCTTTGTTCTTGCGAGTGATGCCCTCATACTGGACCCTCAGCTCAGCCATGATGGCCCCCAGATCGGGACCCTGAGCCGCATCCACCTCCACAGTCACCTGCTCGTTGGCCAGACGAGACTTCATTGCATTCATCTCCTGTGATCATTTAAAGAGGGGGAAGGCAAAGCAGTGTTTAATGCTGCAACGTCTTATAGTGTCCACCTCACAATCTGGACAACTCTCAGACCGCAGTGTCTGTTAACATCTGATTTTGGCGGTGTCAAACTTATCTACTACCCAGTGGTGTATTCAGAGCCTTTACTtttagtaaaagtagtaatactaCACTAAAACAATACTTCAGTACTTTCACTTAAGCgggattttgaatgcaggacttataagtattatcagaaaaatgtaggcctacttaaagtatcaaattGAGAGTAGGCTACTCATTATACAAAAAAGAGGCTTATTTGATGGTGTTTGATTTTATATATTATCAATATGATTAAGTCCTGCAAACCTCATTTTAATAAAACAAGTAAACGATAGTAAGGATATTTAAAATAGTCTAGAAAGGTATTTCTGTAGCTTGAACCAAGAAAGAATATTACAGTTTGCTACAATAGAattatgaaaatatattttttcagaaAATGCCTGAAACTTTAGTTAATTGGCATTAAAAACAGGTTGGAATGCTCTTACAGCCCTATAGTCACAAAATAAGACATTAAAGTGCTCAGTTAAGGACTGAAGTTATTCAATAAGCATTGaaaaatgcatcatattttacaaACTGTTTATATTTTTAAGTACAATCTTAGTATGCAAGATAACTATTAACTTTAAGTGTCAACAAGTGAAGACTAAAGAACAATATTTCTGTGTTTtaagcatttttgtttttacaaccaGTTTGTAATGCAGCTTCCATCCTGTAACTTTAATTGTTCCTGATTAActccttcttttttctttttacatgttttgatCATCTCAGCGTGTACAAGATACGTattcaacacaaaaaaaactccattgTCTTTAGTCAAGTCTTCAGTCCCCATCCTGGATACCACACCTTACAGTCTAAACACACATAATCCCGGAGGCTGGATGGGCTCAAATACTTGAGTGTGTTGTGTACACAGGTGTTGTCTTGCTATCTTGATGCATTGTGGCTACAAAGAAAAAGGGTTTGTGCGTACACTTAACATTATCATATTTCAGATACTAAAACCTACTACTATGTTGctgttagaaaaaaaacaggaactcTATGGTTTTTGGATGATATGCTGGAAACTGGTTTTCATGCAGCTTTACAGAACCCACTGTGCTACATACATCTTATATTTAAACAAGACTACTCTTGACAACTTGTAAAATGATTATCTTGATGAGTCAACACTCATTGATCATATCTGACGTGACCTTCTTCTAGAGGGGATCTCACCTCATCGTGATTCTTCTTGAGGAAGTAGAGCTCCTCCTTCAGGCTGTCCAGGTCTCCTCGCAGAGTGGCGATGATCTGGTCGTGGTCAGACTTTGCTCTCTTCAGAGCCTGACAGTCCCTCTCCACCGACTGGCACAAGGTGGCCTCCGCCTCCCATCTGCAGGAAAAACACAGTGGAGGATTCAAACAAGAAGAATGGAGGTCATCAGCAGACACGCAACACTAGTCTCAGTTAATGCATCTCATGTATTTTCATTACATGTCGGACATGGTCAACATAAATATCTGCAGATTTTACAAAACCCCAAAAGGTAATTCAATACAAAATGTAAGCATCCTTAAAAATTGTATGTACATGTGGATGAAAAAATATTCCATCTACTGCAACATTTATACGATTTGTAACCCTTTTTGGAAACTGTAATTTGGCAAAAGTAAACTTGATTTAAGGTTTACTTACTATCTTTTCTCCCAATACTTTCAATCACATCTTAAAGCCTTCAATCCATTGAACATGAATTTGTCAAACAATGTTAATTcatgttatttttaattattttaaaacaaacaaggatATACATCACTTCCTACTGCCATCTTTTTTTGTATTAGAAATAGACTTGTAAGTTATATGTGACTAAATGAATAATCTTCGGTCCAAATCTGCAAAAGAGTTTGTCAAGATATTTGAAATACCTTTAATAAAACAATAGAAACCCATCTGTTTTATCGGCGGTGGAAAAAGATTGTTCacttgagataaaaaaaaaagtaataccacactgtagaaatacttcATTCATCAAAAGTgtaaagtattatcagcaaaatatactaaatattatagtaaaaatatattataatttactgcatgaaatagaaatactcaagtaaagtacaagtaccttgaaattgtactgtacttaataactttccaccactgatgaTGATAGATGAGAGACACAAACTGGAGGTAGTGCAACACGTGCAAACAAGCACATGCATAAAAGCACTCGTGAAATAGTCACGGAATGGATGCACACGTGtgaaaaatacaatgcaatgaCTTGCAAAGATCTGCACGTGAGGTACACGTGCACTTTGCTGCTAAAACCATAAATCACTGCCAATTGATGTATCACTCCTTCAAATCAGGCCACAGAACATACCATCAACACACTGTGAAAAACATAAGCAGTGGGTGGGTGTTTTCTGACTCCACCATCTTTCCTTTACCAGCTCCACTTTGCCAACTTTGGACTTCAGTAAGTGACGATGTTTCTCTGACCTGCGCAATCTATCACATCCTTTGCTCCCTGATGGCAATCTTTGTCTCCTGCGGGTGCCTGAGCACCGTGGGAATGGGCCTCCTATTTCGCAGCCTGACATAAAGGTCATTTATTCACATTGCTCTGCAGTCTGGCGCTCCCATGTGAACACTCACAGGCAAGTACAAGAAAGGAAACTCTGTGTGGCACTCACTTGACTCTGAAGTCATCGGCCGCCAGCTTGGCATTATCAATCTCCAGCATGATACGGGCGTTCTCCAACGTCTTCTTTCTCACCTGAGTAGGGAACATGGTGGAAAGTTGATGAAGATCTGGCAACAAGTTCTACAGATATTATGCACTTTTTTGGAGTGGCTTTTCTGCGAAAGGACAGCTAGgcgagaaaggggagagagacgggaagacatgcaggaaatcgtcacaggtcggactcgatccctggacctctgcgtcgaggcataaacctctcagtccttccagaaaaatgcagagtttttttgtgattgttgcgggcaaaaatccttgattatgcgacatgttttcttaaaaaatgcgacggaatatgtgggatatttatgcaattttatgcgatgaaattgcgggaacttgcaaaaattgcgggaacttgcaaaaactgcggttcgatgaaaaagagaaaaaaagtgattcccccaacaccctgcttttccatgatgttcatgtcgcgtaattacgtaacttcataacgtcacttcataatgtcacttcataacgtcacttcataacataacataacatggcaacaggggaaaatggctgctcttgtataaagtaaacgcaacatttttcaactttctgctaagatatatgtgacttttttgcaacgaaaatgcggggattatgaaatcaagCAAGCCTTGcatattttgtgcggaaatcggcaatttatgcggcgaaagtgcggcgtatttgaaaaattCGGCTCCCACATAAATATGCGggctttggctgattatgcattgaattatgcgatcagataactgcgtttttctggagggactgacctatatgtatatgtgcgcctgctctaccaactgagccaacctgaTATGCACTTTTTATACTGTAAGTGTGCtggtttatttactgtaaaaacaTACATGCTCTGACTAAAAAAACCCGAACATTCAAATCCATCTGACTGCAGGAGCTTTGTGCTCCATTTCTCATCACTGCCTTCAACTAAATACCTTATTAACAAGATGGACCCTTTTAAAGGTTCTCTAAACAATGTtaggtgacgtcacttcttgttgacgttcgaagtattgtcaaacaaaacctTCCCACCTCCTCATCCCgaacactgtttgtttgttatgttatgtttggtggtgcaggttggcgcagtttgtttctgttgccttttgtggagcctgggctgtctacagagcccgcatttgttttttacagtgtgttcaggggacaggcagcttgcggatagtgaggagatgtttgctgtatgtgacaaaaaatgttgtagccaaAAAAAATGCGTGACaccgcttagagcacctttaaacaacTGCAAATTATCCCACGTGTGAATATGCAAAAATTGTCATTTTGCTGTTTTCAGCGGCTTTGCAGGTTAATGTCAAGAAAGTTACATTTCTGCTTTATCAAATAACCCTATACATATTTCTTGCATTTGACTCTTTAAAGTGCTTCAAGAAAGTGTATGGGCATCCCAAAATGATATCAGGTGTGTAGGTAGAAAGGCGAACACaatatgaagagaaaaaggCACCTGCACACTGAAAAGATGCATTATGTATTAAGTACCATTACTGTACAACGTTTCAACATTACATCTTCATATTCAATATGTGACTAAGAAGATTTATATATAGACTATACCTGATTTAACATAGGTGTTAATCTTAGGTCGAGCCCATCAACTACATCAACATTAAAATCACTGGGGTGCAATCAAATCAAATCCCTGAAAGATGTTTGAGTTCTTAATTCTGTTCTACAAACACTGACCTCCTGCCCGATGGCATGTGCCTGGGCCATCAGCCCCTCGATGTCATGGCCTTTTGGAGCCTTCTCCAGCATGAGCTGCTTGATCTTCATCTCCAGTTCAGCGTTGGACCTCTCCAGTGAGCGCACCTTGTCCAGGTAGTTGGCCAGCCGGTCGTTCAGGCCCTGCATGGTCTCCTTCCCGCTGGCGGCGCCACTGAGGCCGTTGAAGGAGAGGCTGGAGCCCAGCATGTTGAGGCCATTGCCCATTGAGAGGGAGCGGGACAGAGACAGCGTGCCGATGGAGACGGGAGACTTTGAGCGGATGCTGCGTCCGCTGTCCCTCACAGACATGCTGGAGGAGGGCTGACGCACCGCGTAGCTGcgcacagagagggaggaggccATGGTGTCCACTGCAGAAGATCAAAATGAAAGTTGAATCAGTGCTCTTATGAAGCTACACGTCTGCTAATCTGCAAGTACAGATACAACTTTTGTTTGAATGCGCAGGACAAAGTCAGAGACCTTGGCTTTAAGTATGCAGTTGACTGATTAATGCAGCAAAGAATGAACAGAAAAGAAGTTCAAGAATTAACTTTTAATCAACTTTTgaatcaacatggacaaaaagTCCTCAAAGGGCTAAAAAAGAGACAGCATTGCGGcattgttttatttctctttttagtTGTTTTGCATCTCTTCATGCTTGTTTTGTATCTGTagttttgtgtctctctgtgggtGTTTAGCATCTATCCTTTATATTGCATCTGTAGTTATTTTGCATCTCtctagttgttttgtgtttctttgcgGGCGTTTGACTTTCAAACAAGAAATGTTTACAGTCACTTTAAACGTAGGTTTGTTCAGTAATCCATCTATCTCTCAGCACAGCTACTAAATGGGCCTTGTGGTGAGTCAATTGACTGATGATGGCCAAATATTTAGCATTATGTTTCTGTTCTTGTTATTTAAACAGTACATAGAACAATATAGAGGATCTACTAGATTTCAAGCCTCCATCTGTGTCGGAATAGCTGTGAAATGTAAATCTGCTTGAAACTTGAAAACTTTGTTGCTCATTCTGTGACATAAAGTCGTTGTTTTGATGAGTAAAGAGAAAGGACAGCATAGTACTTACATTGAGCTCAGTTCTTCAATAGGTCTTCTGTTGTGCTGCTCGGTCAGGTTTCAATCCTGATGGTACGAGTGACCGTTGTCTGTTGCTGGACCAGATTTTCACAGGTGAATTTAGATGGAGTTTTGGATGGGTGGAGCCACTGTTGGTATGTCCAACCCATAGAGTGTAGCAACAAGGAGGAGGATGCAACTTGACACCTTGATGAGGAGTGGAAAAAAGAACTGTGGTGCACATAAACTAAAGTCGGCATCAACTTTTTAAATGCAGTTAATTGTCTGCAGCATTGCAGGTTTGCAAACAGCCGCTGTAAGTTGAGACACTCGATTAATTTCCTGTAAcagtaaaacacacactgacttttagAGCTACAGTATATTGGCCTCATGTGTCCAAACAGTGACATCAACTTCCTCAGGTCTTCGTCCGATCTGTAAGGGGAAACTGGGAGGACAAACTGGTGTAACTGGCTAGCAGGGCTGGAAACAGGCACCCTGCTGTGTGGATACAATGTACTCTGAGCGATGTGAGAATCCGGCTTCACCTGAGGACAGCCCGGCGGGAGGAAGCAGGAACAATGGAGGGACAGAATGAAAAGAAAGTGAAGACCCCTGAGAAATGCAAGGCGTAGGCCCGGCTGAACTGGAAACCCggtttacacacacagacagaaacacgcCATTTTGTAAAGGTCAACTATCTCTTAATCCTCTTTTgctgttatacagtatgtggtcTCCTGTTGCTGTATTGTAACATTCCTCTGGTGAGCATTATTCTCTCTGTATAGGATCAGATCACACAGtgtgacacgcacacacacacacacacacacacacacacacacacacacacacacacacacacacacacacacacacacactaaaacaacaaaacaggatGACAATGATCTCCAAGGTGTTGAGATCATTCACATGATCAAACCAAAATAGATTCTTGGATTGTTTAGTGTGAAAAGTTGCTTTGTGCAGATTGTAAGCTGAATACAGTGTTCACCTGTACAGTTTCTGACAcaataaacataataataacatGAATGCCGTAACTCTGTTCAGCTGTCCACAATGAGGTTGAATCAAGTCCAACAAAGTCCTAACAAAAAGTCCTGTTACTGAAATTGCTGGACTATTGTGCTGGATTGCATAACATTGTATAGGTGTTTGTAGCAATGCAAACAGCTCTTAAAACATTACTATCAAATACATACTGCagaaaaatatgtaattacataCTAAAAACATACATCCTTTTTCAAATGCAATCTTTAGGGGTTATGATTATTACCATATGTAGCCCTAGTTTTCAGCATAGCTGTACCACCACCTTGTGGGTAAAAAAAGAGCTGCAGAATTGAATGATTACTATGGACTCATCATTACTAAGGAACCTCTTTTCACTTACTGTAACAGTTCCTTTGATCCAACGTTAAAATAAAACCATTGTTAGTACAGCTTGTAGCCTATCTTTGATTCAATTGTACTGCTACTGTCAGGATATAGCAGTTTCAGCAATGACAAAAgtaattttttataaaagtcATTGAACCTTTAATGCacaaataattataatttaacAATATAATAGGATTTTGAAATTGGGTATATGCATAATAagcatttttactttttgtactttaaatatatctttaaacTAAAAGTTAAATTAAGAATGCAAGATTTTTACTAACAGTAACTGTGGTATTGccacttttacttaaagtactcatattatgctttttggcttttcccctttcctttattgtgttatttatctttttgtgcacgtattaggtttacaaagtgaaaaagcccaaagtccaccccaaagagACTTACCATCTTCAGAGAAAAcattgttcacaaactgctccaaacagctctattgtagtccagcctttatttCCGTGACAAACGCTCATCACTTTGAAACACAAAATATAATGctgcgttattatggaacccatgCAACTTCTAGGAgggacccgcccttcaatagcattcacacgctactattggccaggcatcGATGCTTACACAAGGTAACGGAACCCGATTTTGTTcgggtcctatcccctgaccaatcggctatcctaaccttaaccacttcacttgaggtcaatgcctaaccccaaccaatcgggctgctttgtagggcgggacttgcctagaagttacgtgggatccATATTAATGCTATAATGCtcagctgctagcgtggcacaccctcatatgctgcaactgactagctagtagTGCTGAACtatactgcgcatgtgcgactcccaacaaagatggaacagaagtgcgatgcctcactcggtagctaaaacagtGAGCTCAACACATAacatgcagtacaacaaaaatatagtgttttttgaaaattaaatcacataaacctattctggtacaacctctaaatacaattatgaacctgaaaatgagcataatatgaacactttaagtaaaagatctaagtacttcctccaccactgttcATATTTGTTCTTGTTAAGATAAAtaatattgaatgaaatatttattCCTGCACTTTGACCATCTGAGAATATGTCCACTATGGAAACCTGATCTTTCAGCGTGTTGTAGCGCCACCATTTGTTCCTAACATGCAGCAAAACAGGCAATTCTACCTCCAACATGCCTCAGGAGAGTGATTTATATCCTGCTACAGCTTCATATGaatcaaactaaactaaactgctGTGATATTTCAAAAAACGTTGTCGTCTCCcccaaaataaacacattctgGGAACCTGCTGTGGAGTcctgtgtttatttttgcataGTGCTTGGTTGGCCATCAGCCTGGGTAAAGTGAATCATATGTTTCAGCTATTTCCTTGCTTTTCGTCAGCCTTCTTTCTGCTCTCGTGTGCTACTGTAAATGTCATAGTTTacacattaaaaaaagtttctttgtttatttctcTGAATTTCTATAGCATACTATGTACTGACCGACCCATAGTCTAAAGTCGATTACATTCATTTTGCTTTATATTGGCTTTGTTTGGAAACTTGATACTGAATCCAGTTGTGCGGAGCTTTTATAGCCAGGGTTAAATGGTAGGCCTGTGCAATATCCACATTTAAGCAAAACACCCTGAGCCACAAAGTAAATTCATTGTGGTCCAGTTTGCCTGAAAAAAGGACATTTTGACTAAAAATGTTCACTCAAGTAGTGTTAACCCCACCACTGTTGTTTGTTGGCGTGGTCCTGCTCTGAAGCCTCAGATAGTCTAGTTCTGAACAACAAATTTAGTCAGGCTTTAGTCTGAAAGGAGTTCTAATTGCtggttttctctcctgtgtcaCCAAACAGCTGATGGATGGTGTTACATTTAGAAATGATGCTTCCAGAAATAAGTAGCTGTTGTcggaagaaaacaacaaaactatGCATTTTGAAGCTGGATGAAGTTTACAAGtaattaaaaactaaactaaccaTTGCCCTAAATGTCTAGAGTTTATTCTTCAAAATTCTGAGCAATATTTGAAACAAGGGGTCCTTGATTTGGACAGGATGTGGACAAAAGCCCTCTTCGCATTCTAGCCTAGTCGTTTTATTGGCTGCATATTGATGGTTATTTTATCAGCTGTAGCTAGCATGTTCTGTGTCAAGTGGCCAGGTAATAAACCTTTAAAAGGGCCTTGTCTATAACAAAGTGAAACATAAGGCTTAGCCCCACTCTAATCATTTTGTACAGTccctaaaatgtttattttatcaGAAGATAGTGAAATGCAAAGTTGTGTATCGTCTGCATAGATAACTGATAACTTGTGTTTCCTGATTATTTCACTCCTAAAAACAGTACATGAAGATAGCCTTTCTGTAATTATATTTAGCACTACATACTCAGTTTGGTGGTACAATAAGATTTTTTCTTCAATCTCATGAGATATtcttaaaatgtattatccAAATTACTTTATTTAGGAGTTGAAACTGAGACATTATCATGCTCATCAGACATTTAGATACTTTGCATGCTGTAAGCTCAGTCAAATAATATCCTCAAGTGAagcagaggaaaaaaataattagaagACCCTGCCAGCATATGGCAACATCTGAAATAAacttgaggaggaggaggaggagggtgctGATGAAGATGGCTCACGTTGCAATCTTCCACAGAGGTCTTGTTGACTGTTTTGCAGGGGAGAGCTCATCAGCGTGAAGGAGAGAAATGTGAATACGCAGAGACGAGGGGCACTGCAGTGTATCTGCTCATTAGGTGGGCGATGCTGTAATTCAGAGAGCGAGCAGCTCTGCAATCAGGGGCCTATTCATTAGCATAGGGGGCCCGCTTTCATCTGTAACCACTTGAAGCTGCCAATCACCGAGGTGGACGCATTACACGATGACAAACCGGGGCGGCTTAAACGCTCTGGGATGCTTGTGCATAGAGAGAAGACTCGTATCTGAGAGGGACTTTAATGGGGAAGAGATGTgcgtttttacagtgtagtgCTGGCAGGTGGCCCAAACTGTGTCAGCCTGATAATCATCTCTCTGCTCAGCATATAGACAGCTTTTGTTCTAAGATTTCATAAGGAGCTTCATTTTCCTGAACAGGTGCCCTCCTGGATTGAAATGATTGAAAGTGATTGATTAAAAAGTTAAGTTCAAAGGTAAAGTTTAGGAAAGAATAAGAGTAGCCTGCTCCATTAGTCCTGTTTTTTATTCTCTGATATAGCCTatgtggtggaatttccggaAACACCAAGTTGTGGTATGATGAGACAATGGGAAAGCTTAGACAACATCAGGTCATACATAGGTCACAAGTCAAGGGACAAAAATATTCGGCCAATAACCAAACCTCTTCATGTATAAATATGTATGTGTCTCTACAGATTCAGGGAATCTAGGCAGCTGCATGATAAGGTAATGTTTTGACTTAATGACGGATGGTGAAAACTAGGCTTTAGTTAAGCCATCTGTGTTTATGGCACCCACAATGTCTTTGTTTTCATTGAAGGTTCAGATAAACATGAgttttaaatacaccttcaggaagacaggaacttcagagagttggggACGGCACGACGTAGCCTACTGCCTGCCTAAATCTTAGTCCATTAACTGCTTCTGTGTAATTCATCATGGTTTCCCAAATCTtcttcacatatatatatgtgaaatgagttgtgctgctcctgagtctACAGTACActcccacacaaaaaaaaacacatacatgtacCCAAATATCCAACAATGATGCAGACCCACCTGGTCCATTCAACGTTTGGGCATCTTTAATTAAATCTCTGAGCGGTATAAGGGAgcctttgtgtgtatgtttttatctgctgtagttCTACTGTCTGTGTAAAGGCACTGCTGTTGTGTTTCTGACATTCCTGCTCCTACACAAGGAACAGGAGAAACATTCCTGTCACTTGAAACTGTATTAATGCAGATGTGATTTGCactgtttctgtattttctatAATCCTCTCAGAAAGATGTTTGGAAACCTGAAAGGTTGGGCAGAAGCACAAAAATGCTCTTGGTAACGACTCTTTAAAGGAGTAGTTAGACATTTTGGGTAAAAACACttattgattttttatttagagACCCAGGATCAatatcactctcatgtctgtatgctaaatatgaagctgaagCTAGaagcctgttagcttagcttagcttagcatgatgAGCATTAGCATAAAAACAGTTACCCTGGCTCTGTTcaagaaaagtaaaaatgagAATTTGCTATTTTTACGGGGCTAAAATCACTGGGGATGCAGCTTTATTTCTTGGCCGGGAGCAGTTGCAACAAACAAAGGGCTAGCTTTTTTATACCCcggttttcagtgtttttgctaAGCTAAGCCAAGTGGCTGCTAGTCTATTAATAGAGTGGCAACAACCCTCCCCTTTCAATGGATGACCATGGGACCTGATTTAGGAAGAAAATATGAACTGTAGTGAATGGCGAGAAACAAATAATAGTTTGATCCGGTTTGAATCGAGCCACCGGAAGGGGAAGGACTCCGTCTCTCTAT
It encodes the following:
- the krt1-c5 gene encoding keratin, type 1, gene c5, translated to MASSLSVRSYAVRQPSSSMSVRDSGRSIRSKSPVSIGTLSLSRSLSMGNGLNMLGSSLSFNGLSGAASGKETMQGLNDRLANYLDKVRSLERSNAELEMKIKQLMLEKAPKGHDIEGLMAQAHAIGQEVRKKTLENARIMLEIDNAKLAADDFRVKWEAEATLCQSVERDCQALKRAKSDHDQIIATLRGDLDSLKEELYFLKKNHDEEMNAMKSRLANEQVTVEVDAAQGPDLGAIMAELRVQYEGITRKNKEEAETWYLKKLEAVQSEVKESNEALRCAQSEFSERRRFLQALEVELNSLRKQVGVLEGNLGETGHKYSVEMDNLQSTLTQLEDELSHLRLDMQRNKTDYEQLLRIKQNLEMEIATYRRLLEGEEMVKETPPPKKDPEVRTRKIVKVVTQTMINGKVVDESSEVEQIEERKK